In Amycolatopsis coloradensis, one genomic interval encodes:
- a CDS encoding class I SAM-dependent methyltransferase, whose translation MSAYTRQAMARLFDRTAETYDALGVDFFGAFAAELLDRVGLVPGERVLDVGCGRGAVLFPAAEQVGPEGSVLGIDLSAEMVERTAKDIEARGANASVSLMDAQEPTLDDAAFDAVLASFVVFFLPDPVDGLRSWHRLLAPGGRLGVTTFGADDPRWAGVREVFKPFVPPELAWTLAVRAGLFATIEGFGQAVASAGFTGVTSVERVYPVKFADPGHWITWSWSHGQRMFWELIPEDHLDAVRQAVLAELEPLREHDGSMVLAQTVRYTLAHRG comes from the coding sequence ATGAGCGCTTACACCCGGCAGGCGATGGCGCGGCTGTTCGATCGGACGGCGGAGACCTACGACGCGCTCGGCGTCGACTTCTTCGGCGCGTTCGCCGCGGAACTGCTCGACCGGGTCGGGCTCGTTCCCGGTGAGCGCGTGCTGGATGTCGGCTGCGGACGGGGCGCGGTGCTGTTCCCCGCGGCCGAGCAGGTCGGCCCGGAAGGATCGGTGCTGGGGATCGACCTTTCCGCGGAAATGGTCGAGCGCACCGCGAAGGATATCGAGGCACGTGGTGCCAACGCCTCGGTTTCCCTTATGGACGCCCAAGAACCGACGCTGGACGACGCCGCCTTCGATGCCGTCCTCGCGTCGTTCGTGGTGTTCTTCCTGCCTGATCCGGTCGACGGCCTGCGGTCTTGGCATCGCCTCCTCGCACCCGGCGGCCGGCTGGGTGTCACCACGTTCGGCGCCGACGATCCCCGGTGGGCGGGCGTGCGCGAGGTGTTCAAACCGTTCGTTCCGCCGGAGCTGGCCTGGACACTGGCCGTCAGGGCGGGACTGTTCGCCACCATCGAAGGATTCGGCCAGGCCGTGGCGTCGGCGGGTTTCACCGGTGTCACGTCCGTGGAACGCGTCTATCCGGTGAAGTTCGCCGACCCCGGGCACTGGATCACCTGGTCGTGGTCGCACGGCCAGCGGATGTTCTGGGAGCTGATCCCGGAAGACCACCTCGACGCCGTGCGCCAGGCCGTGCTCGCGGAGCTCGAACCGCTCCGCGAGCACGACGGGAGTATGGTGCTGGCGCAGACCGTGCGCTACACCCTCGCCCACCGCGGTTGA
- a CDS encoding PRC and DUF2382 domain-containing protein, translating into MAKTMQPQELIDSAVVDPTGNKLGKVGNVYLADATRQPEWITVKTGLFGTKESFVPLSGAHADQDGVHVRVDKDAVTDAPRIEADGHLSAEESAQLYKHYGLPMPRTSPDGRMDDRAQGRGDAGRTQAGLDTGRKHPDAEPTMTRSEERLNVGTEQVETGHVRLRKYVVTEEQQVTVPVSHEEVRIEREPITKPGGERAEIAEDEQEVVLHAEKPVVNKETVAVERARLKTETVTEDQTVSGKVRKEQFEVTDDEGKHRKS; encoded by the coding sequence ATGGCGAAGACCATGCAGCCGCAGGAGCTCATCGACAGTGCCGTGGTCGACCCGACCGGCAACAAGCTCGGCAAGGTGGGCAACGTCTACCTCGCCGACGCGACGCGCCAGCCGGAATGGATCACCGTCAAGACGGGCCTGTTCGGCACCAAGGAGAGTTTCGTCCCGCTGTCCGGAGCGCACGCGGACCAGGACGGCGTCCACGTCCGCGTCGACAAGGACGCGGTCACCGACGCACCCCGCATCGAGGCCGACGGCCACTTGTCCGCGGAGGAAAGCGCGCAGCTGTACAAGCACTACGGGCTGCCGATGCCGCGGACCTCACCGGACGGCCGGATGGACGACCGGGCGCAGGGCCGGGGCGACGCCGGCCGGACCCAGGCCGGTCTGGACACCGGCAGGAAGCACCCGGACGCCGAACCGACCATGACACGGTCCGAGGAGCGGCTGAACGTCGGCACCGAGCAGGTCGAGACCGGCCATGTCCGGCTGCGCAAGTACGTCGTCACCGAGGAACAGCAGGTCACCGTTCCGGTCAGCCACGAGGAGGTGCGCATCGAACGGGAACCGATCACGAAGCCGGGCGGCGAGCGCGCCGAGATAGCCGAGGACGAGCAGGAAGTCGTGCTCCACGCCGAGAAACCGGTGGTGAACAAGGAAACCGTCGCGGTGGAACGGGCGAGGCTCAAGACCGAGACCGTCACCGAGGACCAGACGGTGTCCGGCAAGGTACGCAAGGAACAGTTCGAGGTCACCGACGACGAAGGCAAGCACCGCAAGTCGTGA
- a CDS encoding LLM class flavin-dependent oxidoreductase, with product MTLRSALWLPIFDELADPVIIARLAAEAEEAGWHGLFVWDHVRWHEPVRAIADPWITLAAVASATENLAIGPMVTPLARRRPVKLARETATLDQLSGGRLILGAGLGSDRFGGEFSKTGDEVDDRKRGEMLDESLEILTATWSGEPVRHRGVHYTVDDITFLPRPARPIPVWLAGFPGKPKPMRRAARYDGFFPVNLPHADEFAEAVEKITSLREDDEKPYDFAIGVPAGTDLAPYERAGATWWMAEFPWDDLSVDAVRGVLREGPA from the coding sequence ATGACTCTGCGCTCAGCACTCTGGCTGCCGATCTTCGACGAACTGGCCGATCCGGTGATCATCGCGCGTCTCGCCGCAGAAGCCGAGGAAGCGGGCTGGCACGGCCTGTTCGTGTGGGACCACGTCCGGTGGCATGAGCCGGTGCGGGCGATCGCCGATCCGTGGATCACCCTCGCCGCCGTCGCGTCCGCCACCGAGAACCTCGCCATCGGTCCGATGGTCACGCCGCTGGCCAGGCGCCGTCCGGTCAAGCTGGCGCGCGAAACGGCCACCCTCGACCAGTTGAGCGGCGGAAGGCTGATCCTCGGCGCGGGGCTCGGCAGTGACCGCTTCGGCGGCGAGTTCTCGAAGACCGGCGACGAAGTGGACGACCGCAAACGCGGCGAGATGCTCGACGAGTCGCTCGAGATCCTCACCGCGACCTGGTCGGGGGAGCCCGTGCGGCACCGCGGTGTGCACTACACGGTCGACGACATCACCTTCCTGCCGCGCCCGGCGCGGCCGATTCCCGTATGGCTGGCGGGCTTCCCCGGGAAGCCGAAGCCGATGCGCAGGGCCGCGCGGTACGACGGGTTCTTCCCGGTGAACCTGCCGCACGCGGACGAGTTCGCCGAGGCGGTCGAGAAGATCACCTCACTGCGCGAAGACGACGAGAAGCCGTATGACTTCGCCATCGGTGTCCCCGCGGGCACGGATCTCGCGCCCTACGAACGGGCGGGCGCGACCTGGTGGATGGCCGAATTTCCCTGGGACGACCTGTCCGTCGACGCGGTGCGCGGCGTGCTGCGGGAGGGTCCGGCTTGA
- the fdhD gene encoding formate dehydrogenase accessory sulfurtransferase FdhD, whose amino-acid sequence MGRVTVRRPVRKISAAKDVRRPDALAAEEPLEIRVCGKALAVTMRTPGNDVELAHGFLLSEGVLTSREDVAVARYCDGVDDQGRNTYNVLDIALADGVAPPETGVERNFYTTSSCGVCGKAALDAVKLKSRFSPEKSEFAVSTGALSKLPDTLRAHQKVFSSTGGLHAAALFDGDGNLAVVREDVGRHNAVDKVLGWALQEGRIPASDVGLLVSGRASFELVQKAAMAGIGLLAAVSAPSSLAAELADENGMTLIGFLRGDSMNLYSGEQRVLGLVSGKDG is encoded by the coding sequence GTGGGCAGGGTGACGGTGCGGCGTCCGGTGCGGAAGATCTCCGCGGCGAAGGACGTACGGCGGCCCGACGCGCTCGCGGCCGAAGAACCGCTGGAGATCCGCGTCTGCGGCAAGGCACTCGCGGTCACCATGCGGACACCCGGCAACGACGTGGAACTGGCGCACGGGTTCCTGCTGTCGGAGGGCGTGCTCACCTCGCGCGAGGACGTCGCGGTCGCGCGGTACTGCGACGGCGTCGACGACCAGGGCCGCAACACCTACAACGTCCTGGACATCGCGCTGGCCGATGGGGTGGCTCCGCCGGAGACGGGCGTCGAGCGGAACTTCTACACCACGTCCTCGTGCGGCGTCTGCGGCAAGGCCGCGCTCGACGCGGTGAAGCTGAAGAGCCGGTTTTCGCCGGAGAAGTCCGAGTTCGCGGTGAGCACCGGAGCGCTGTCGAAACTCCCGGACACGCTTCGCGCACACCAGAAGGTCTTCTCCAGCACCGGCGGGCTGCACGCGGCCGCCCTGTTCGACGGCGACGGGAACCTCGCCGTCGTCCGCGAGGACGTCGGCAGGCACAACGCCGTCGACAAGGTCCTCGGCTGGGCGCTGCAGGAGGGCCGGATCCCCGCGTCGGACGTCGGACTGCTGGTCTCCGGCCGCGCCTCGTTCGAACTGGTGCAGAAGGCCGCCATGGCCGGGATCGGCCTGCTGGCGGCGGTTTCCGCGCCGTCGTCGCTGGCCGCGGAACTGGCCGACGAGAACGGCATGACCCTCATCGGTTTCCTGCGTGGCGACAGCATGAACCTCTACAGCGGCGAACAGCGGGTGCTCGGCCTCGTGAGTGGTAAGGACGGTTAG
- a CDS encoding serine/threonine-protein kinase codes for MSAPAEVVAALPQYEIGPAIGQGGMGVVFAGVHRSLRRDVAIKQLPWDVLNHAASSELFDREARVLASLDHPHIVPVYDYVRTGREHLMVMERLDGGTVYSRFRSGEVGGEQACAIGLAMLAGLHAAHEAGVLHLDVKPKNLLFTTQGVMKVADFGIAKVISEGATLVTHGGEVLGTPAYIAPEQAMGNALSPAADVYSAGTVLYELLSGKLPFDNTRGAISMMRQHMFTDPRPIDGVPSPIAGVVMRSISRELDSRYRDAETFAADLASAATAVYGPGWLERSRVPVRHLTPRVISAFGTPIPAGDGPTRPVHRPAPDPTLSATRASFEPESRSGAVLWFRVTAAAAAIALVVLTLLTPERLPHAATTLKIDGVAASSAPVDLSKTFAVTGAGRPEQVTLDLSAAGIPLGSASAVPKPDGEGFRADLAFPGLTRWLAGGAATATLTADGVPRTFTVVTRQHPLASALGAGSLILALFALAYLESGLRTIRNGHRWRGALVGGPVLGLLFGATAWLCVSVLRVHEPAVLFGVGCSIAGAVAAGFVVAAARARRMR; via the coding sequence ATGAGCGCACCCGCCGAGGTCGTCGCCGCGCTGCCGCAGTACGAGATCGGGCCCGCGATCGGCCAGGGCGGGATGGGGGTCGTCTTCGCCGGCGTCCACCGTTCGCTGCGCCGCGACGTCGCCATCAAACAGCTGCCGTGGGACGTGCTGAACCACGCCGCCAGCAGTGAGCTCTTCGACCGCGAAGCGCGTGTGCTGGCCAGCCTCGACCATCCGCACATCGTGCCCGTGTACGACTACGTCCGCACCGGCCGCGAGCATCTGATGGTGATGGAACGCCTCGACGGCGGCACCGTGTACAGCCGCTTCCGCAGCGGGGAGGTCGGCGGGGAGCAGGCCTGCGCGATCGGATTGGCGATGCTCGCCGGGCTCCACGCGGCGCACGAAGCGGGCGTGCTGCATCTCGACGTCAAGCCGAAGAACCTGCTCTTCACCACACAAGGCGTGATGAAGGTGGCCGACTTCGGCATCGCGAAGGTGATCAGCGAGGGCGCCACCCTCGTCACGCACGGCGGCGAGGTCCTCGGCACACCTGCCTACATCGCGCCCGAGCAGGCGATGGGCAACGCGCTGAGCCCGGCGGCCGACGTCTACTCGGCGGGCACGGTGCTCTACGAACTGCTGTCCGGGAAGCTGCCGTTCGACAACACTCGCGGCGCGATCAGCATGATGCGCCAGCACATGTTCACCGATCCGCGCCCGATCGACGGCGTGCCGTCGCCGATCGCCGGGGTCGTCATGCGCAGCATCTCGCGTGAGCTCGACTCCCGGTACCGCGACGCGGAGACCTTCGCGGCCGACCTCGCCTCGGCCGCCACCGCCGTGTACGGACCGGGCTGGCTGGAACGCTCCCGGGTGCCGGTGCGGCACCTCACCCCACGGGTGATCTCCGCGTTCGGCACGCCGATCCCGGCCGGAGACGGCCCGACGAGACCGGTGCACCGCCCCGCACCGGATCCGACGCTGTCGGCGACCCGCGCGAGCTTCGAGCCCGAGTCCCGGTCCGGCGCGGTGCTCTGGTTCCGAGTGACCGCGGCGGCCGCCGCGATCGCGCTCGTGGTGCTCACCCTGCTCACGCCGGAACGGCTGCCGCACGCGGCCACGACACTGAAGATCGACGGTGTCGCCGCCTCGTCGGCGCCCGTGGATCTCAGCAAGACTTTCGCCGTGACGGGGGCGGGGCGCCCGGAACAGGTGACCCTCGACCTTTCGGCCGCCGGGATCCCGCTCGGTTCCGCGTCGGCGGTGCCGAAACCCGACGGCGAGGGTTTCCGTGCCGATCTCGCTTTTCCCGGGCTCACCCGCTGGCTCGCCGGCGGAGCCGCGACCGCGACCTTGACGGCCGACGGCGTCCCGAGGACTTTCACCGTCGTCACGCGGCAGCATCCGCTCGCGAGCGCGCTCGGCGCGGGCAGCCTGATCCTCGCCCTGTTCGCCTTGGCGTACCTGGAATCCGGGCTGCGGACCATCCGGAACGGTCACCGGTGGCGGGGCGCGCTCGTCGGCGGTCCGGTGCTGGGTCTGCTTTTCGGCGCGACGGCGTGGTTGTGCGTCTCGGTGCTGCGAGTGCACGAGCCCGCGGTGCTGTTCGGCGTCGGCTGTTCGATCGCGGGTGCCGTGGCGGCCGGTTTCGTGGTCGCGGCCGCCCGCGCCCGCCGCATGCGCTGA
- a CDS encoding TerC/Alx family metal homeostasis membrane protein has protein sequence MPESVATVGSPGLWAISIAVLVALLVVDFVVTRRPHEVSMREAVGWSVFYIALPVVFGLWLWLEFGSGQALEFMTGFVVEKSLSVDNLFVFMLLLAAFAVPAAVQQRVLLYGIVGALVLRGVFIAAGAAMLSAGTWAFLVFGVILFVSAVKILREAMSGGKDELDLSQLRSVRLLRRLMPVTDDYHGTRLTVREHGRRALTPLAVVVVAVFATDVVFAVDSVPAVYGITEDPYLVFATNAFALMGLRALYFVLHSALAKLVHLNHGLAIILAFIGVKLVLHWAHGIWPSVPQVPTPASLGVIIAVLVTVSFTSLYARRRDAARTAQE, from the coding sequence ATGCCCGAGTCCGTGGCAACCGTGGGATCGCCGGGGTTGTGGGCGATCAGCATCGCCGTCCTGGTCGCGCTGCTCGTCGTCGATTTCGTGGTGACCCGCCGTCCCCACGAGGTGTCGATGCGGGAGGCCGTCGGCTGGTCGGTCTTCTACATCGCGCTCCCGGTCGTGTTCGGGCTCTGGCTGTGGCTCGAGTTCGGTAGCGGCCAGGCACTGGAGTTCATGACGGGTTTCGTCGTCGAAAAGTCCCTGTCGGTCGACAACCTGTTCGTCTTCATGCTGCTGCTCGCCGCCTTCGCGGTCCCCGCGGCCGTGCAGCAACGCGTGCTGCTGTACGGCATCGTGGGCGCGCTGGTGCTTCGCGGCGTGTTCATCGCGGCCGGTGCCGCGATGCTGTCGGCGGGCACCTGGGCGTTCCTCGTGTTCGGCGTGATCCTGTTCGTCTCGGCGGTCAAGATCCTGCGCGAGGCCATGTCCGGCGGCAAGGACGAGCTGGATCTTTCGCAGCTGCGGTCGGTCCGGCTGCTGCGACGGCTGATGCCGGTCACCGACGACTATCACGGCACCCGGCTCACCGTGCGTGAACACGGGCGCCGCGCGCTCACCCCGCTGGCGGTCGTGGTCGTCGCGGTGTTCGCCACCGATGTGGTGTTCGCGGTCGATTCGGTGCCCGCGGTCTACGGCATCACCGAAGACCCGTACCTCGTGTTCGCCACCAACGCCTTCGCGCTGATGGGCTTGCGTGCCTTGTACTTCGTGCTCCACTCGGCGCTGGCGAAGCTGGTCCACCTGAACCACGGCCTCGCCATCATCCTCGCCTTCATCGGGGTGAAGCTGGTCCTGCACTGGGCACACGGGATCTGGCCGTCGGTTCCGCAGGTCCCCACACCGGCGTCGCTGGGCGTGATCATCGCCGTCCTGGTCACGGTTTCGTTCACCAGTCTGTACGCGCGCCGCCGCGACGCCGCCAGGACGGCACAGGAGTGA
- a CDS encoding MFS transporter small subunit, whose amino-acid sequence MTGQAPERRRTGLMVFAWLWVAVPFAYGVYELFRKVVQLFGG is encoded by the coding sequence ATGACCGGACAGGCCCCCGAACGCCGCCGCACCGGACTGATGGTCTTCGCCTGGCTGTGGGTCGCGGTTCCGTTCGCCTACGGCGTCTACGAACTGTTCCGGAAGGTCGTCCAGCTCTTCGGCGGCTAA
- a CDS encoding SDR family NAD(P)-dependent oxidoreductase — MGVLVTGASRGIGRAIARAFAEKGDRVAVHYASKREDAERTLGELRGSGHGLVQGDLSDPEVAQRVADEAEALVDGVDVLVNNAAFAPSAAVAHSLAEVSYEDWQRAWRRMLDVNVLGTANVTYCVTRHMIDRAVAGRVVNIGSRGAFKGEPEFPAYGASKAALHSLGQSLAVALAPHGIAVTSVAPGFTATDRVAAKVEGARGESPFGRVGMPEEVAAAVVYLASAEATWASGAILDLNGASHLRM; from the coding sequence GTGGGAGTTCTGGTGACCGGGGCGTCGCGCGGTATCGGCCGGGCGATCGCGCGGGCCTTCGCGGAAAAGGGCGACCGAGTCGCCGTCCACTACGCCTCGAAGCGGGAGGACGCCGAGCGGACCCTCGGCGAGCTGCGCGGTTCCGGCCACGGGCTCGTCCAGGGCGACCTCTCGGATCCCGAAGTGGCGCAGCGGGTCGCCGACGAGGCGGAGGCGCTGGTGGACGGTGTCGATGTCCTGGTGAACAACGCCGCCTTCGCGCCGTCCGCGGCGGTCGCCCATTCCCTCGCGGAAGTGTCCTATGAGGACTGGCAGCGGGCCTGGCGGCGGATGCTCGACGTCAACGTGCTCGGCACCGCGAACGTGACCTACTGCGTGACCCGGCACATGATCGATCGCGCGGTGGCAGGCAGGGTGGTCAACATCGGCTCGCGGGGCGCCTTCAAGGGCGAGCCCGAGTTCCCGGCGTACGGCGCGAGCAAGGCCGCGCTGCACTCGCTCGGGCAGTCGCTCGCCGTCGCCCTCGCCCCGCATGGGATCGCGGTGACCTCGGTCGCGCCCGGTTTCACCGCGACGGACCGGGTCGCGGCGAAGGTCGAAGGCGCGCGCGGTGAGAGCCCGTTCGGCCGGGTCGGCATGCCGGAGGAGGTCGCGGCGGCGGTGGTCTATCTCGCTTCCGCCGAGGCCACGTGGGCGTCCGGCGCGATCCTCGACCTGAACGGCGCGTCGCATCTGCGGATGTGA
- a CDS encoding ABC-F family ATP-binding cassette domain-containing protein has translation MSSPLSPAPVRAAHVRLSGVHLSFGGRPVLSGVDLVAAAGERVAIVGENGRGKTTLLRVLAGDLAADRGEVHRSGSAGVADQQIPLGATDTVGALIDLELAAVRGALARLEAATEALSDGRSGAEDAFAAALEEAEALDAWDADRRVEVSLAALNAVDDRDRPLGTLSVGQRHRVRLACLLGAGHQVLLLDEPTNHLDAAGLDHLTERLRAHPGVVVLVSHDRALLADVATTVIDLDPSSDGRPRVYGGGYAAYVEARRAERARWESAHAEQIAERQRLADDLSAARNRLRDNWRPPKGTGRHVRATRAPGLVRAVHRRQEELAEHVVAVPPPPARFAMPELPAHGGATLLRAAGVTVAGRLARPVDLALESGDRLVVTGRNGAGKSTLLAVLAGELEPGTGTVTRSRSARIGRLGQESELPGRRTAMELYDEQLARAGIPGPGLGELGLLAGYDRHRPVAELSVGARRRLDLALMLARRPHVVLLDEPTNHLSAALVDELTAALETTPAAVVIATHDRQLSRDTASWPRLAL, from the coding sequence ATGTCATCCCCTCTTTCGCCCGCGCCTGTGCGCGCGGCGCACGTCCGCCTGTCCGGCGTCCACCTCTCCTTCGGGGGACGGCCCGTCCTGTCCGGGGTCGACCTCGTCGCCGCCGCCGGCGAGCGTGTCGCCATCGTCGGGGAGAACGGTCGCGGCAAGACCACACTTCTCCGGGTACTCGCCGGTGACCTGGCCGCCGACCGCGGCGAGGTGCACCGATCCGGTTCGGCGGGCGTCGCCGACCAGCAGATCCCGCTCGGGGCGACCGACACCGTCGGCGCGTTGATCGACCTCGAACTGGCCGCCGTCCGCGGCGCGCTGGCCCGGCTCGAGGCTGCCACCGAGGCGCTCAGCGACGGACGTTCCGGAGCCGAAGACGCGTTCGCCGCCGCGCTCGAAGAAGCCGAGGCCCTCGACGCGTGGGACGCCGACAGGCGTGTCGAAGTGTCCTTGGCTGCCCTGAACGCCGTCGACGATCGCGACCGTCCACTCGGGACACTGTCGGTCGGGCAGCGGCACCGGGTCCGGCTGGCCTGCCTGCTCGGCGCCGGGCACCAGGTCCTGCTGCTCGACGAGCCGACCAACCATCTCGACGCGGCGGGGCTCGACCATCTCACCGAGCGGTTGCGCGCGCATCCGGGCGTGGTCGTCCTGGTCAGCCATGACCGGGCCCTGCTCGCGGACGTCGCCACCACGGTGATCGACCTCGATCCGTCGAGCGACGGACGGCCACGCGTCTACGGCGGCGGATACGCGGCCTATGTCGAGGCCCGGCGAGCCGAACGCGCCCGCTGGGAGTCGGCGCACGCCGAGCAGATCGCCGAGCGGCAACGGCTGGCCGACGACCTGTCCGCGGCGCGGAACCGGTTGCGCGACAACTGGCGGCCGCCCAAGGGCACCGGCAGGCACGTCCGTGCCACTCGCGCCCCCGGGCTGGTCCGCGCGGTCCACCGGCGGCAGGAAGAACTGGCCGAGCACGTGGTCGCCGTTCCGCCGCCACCCGCCCGGTTCGCCATGCCCGAGCTGCCGGCGCACGGAGGCGCGACGCTCCTCCGCGCCGCCGGGGTGACGGTGGCCGGACGGCTCGCGCGTCCGGTCGATCTGGCGCTGGAAAGTGGCGACCGGCTGGTCGTCACCGGCCGCAACGGCGCGGGTAAATCGACGCTCCTGGCCGTGCTGGCCGGGGAGCTGGAGCCCGGGACCGGCACGGTCACGCGTTCGCGGTCCGCGCGGATCGGCAGGCTGGGCCAGGAATCCGAGCTGCCGGGCAGGCGGACGGCGATGGAGTTGTACGACGAACAGCTCGCCAGGGCCGGGATCCCCGGGCCGGGGCTGGGCGAGCTGGGCCTGCTCGCCGGCTACGACCGGCACCGGCCGGTGGCCGAACTGTCGGTCGGCGCCCGGCGTCGGCTGGACCTGGCACTGATGCTGGCCCGCCGTCCGCACGTCGTGCTGCTGGACGAGCCGACCAACCACCTCTCCGCCGCACTCGTCGACGAGCTGACCGCCGCGCTCGAAACGACCCCGGCCGCGGTGGTGATCGCCACGCACGACCGGCAGTTGTCACGCGACACGGCGTCCTGGCCGAGGCTCGCGTTGTGA
- a CDS encoding L-lactate MFS transporter, with protein sequence MAVGFLDRSRIVASPGWSRWLVPPAALAVHLSIGQAYAWSVFKPPLEKTLGLSGTESALPFQLGIVMLGLSAAFGGTLVERNGPRWAMFVSMVCFSSGFLLSALGVATSQYWLVVLGWGGIGGIGLGIGYISPVSTLIKWFPDRPGMATGIAIMGFGGGALIASPWSSQMLGAAPWSVGTVATAFLVHGLVYAVFMTLGILLVRVPADGWKPSGWEPKTDHGNAMITTANVSARNALRTPQFWLLWVVLCFNVTAGIGILEKASPMIADFFRETSTPVGTAAAAGFVALLSLTNMLGRFVWSSTSDLVGRKNIYRLYLGAGALLYLVIALTTNASKLVFVLCAMLILSFYGGGFATVPAYLKDLFGTYQVGAIHGRLLTAWSMAGVLGPLIVNAISDSQKAAGKVGPDLYTTSLFIMIGLLIVGFVANELVRPVKAKYHEPASSGEPARSEAR encoded by the coding sequence ATGGCTGTCGGCTTCCTGGACCGTTCCCGCATCGTCGCATCGCCGGGCTGGAGCCGCTGGCTGGTGCCGCCCGCCGCGCTGGCCGTCCACTTGTCGATCGGGCAGGCGTACGCGTGGAGCGTCTTCAAACCGCCGCTGGAGAAGACCCTCGGGCTCAGCGGCACGGAAAGCGCGCTGCCGTTCCAGCTCGGCATCGTGATGCTCGGGCTGTCGGCCGCGTTCGGCGGGACGCTGGTCGAACGCAACGGGCCGCGCTGGGCGATGTTCGTCTCGATGGTCTGTTTCAGCTCGGGCTTCCTGCTTTCCGCGCTCGGCGTGGCGACGTCGCAGTACTGGCTCGTCGTCCTCGGCTGGGGCGGGATCGGCGGCATCGGGCTCGGCATCGGCTACATCTCGCCGGTGTCGACGCTGATCAAATGGTTCCCGGACCGGCCGGGGATGGCGACCGGGATCGCGATCATGGGCTTCGGCGGTGGTGCGCTGATCGCCTCCCCGTGGTCCTCGCAGATGCTGGGCGCGGCGCCGTGGTCGGTCGGAACCGTCGCGACGGCCTTCCTCGTGCACGGCCTGGTCTACGCGGTCTTCATGACCCTCGGCATCCTGCTGGTCCGGGTTCCCGCCGACGGCTGGAAGCCGTCCGGCTGGGAACCGAAGACCGACCACGGCAACGCGATGATCACCACCGCGAACGTGTCGGCGCGCAACGCCCTCAGGACGCCGCAGTTCTGGCTGCTCTGGGTGGTCCTGTGCTTCAACGTGACCGCGGGCATCGGCATCCTGGAGAAGGCGTCGCCGATGATCGCGGACTTCTTCCGCGAGACCTCGACACCGGTCGGCACCGCCGCCGCGGCCGGGTTCGTCGCGTTGCTCTCGCTGACCAACATGCTCGGCCGGTTCGTCTGGTCGTCCACTTCGGATCTGGTGGGGCGCAAGAACATCTACCGGCTCTACCTCGGTGCCGGCGCGCTGCTGTACCTGGTGATCGCGCTGACCACCAACGCGTCGAAGCTCGTGTTCGTCCTGTGCGCCATGCTGATCCTGTCGTTCTACGGCGGCGGCTTCGCGACCGTGCCCGCGTACCTGAAGGACCTCTTCGGCACCTACCAGGTGGGCGCGATCCACGGCAGGCTGCTGACCGCGTGGTCGATGGCGGGGGTGCTCGGGCCGCTCATCGTCAACGCCATCTCCGACAGCCAGAAGGCGGCGGGCAAGGTCGGCCCCGACCTCTACACGACGTCGCTGTTCATCATGATCGGCCTGCTGATCGTCGGCTTCGTGGCCAACGAACTGGTGCGCCCGGTCAAGGCGAAGTACCACGAGCCGGCGTCGTCCGGCGAGCCCGCGAGGAGTGAGGCCCGATGA
- a CDS encoding SRPBCC domain-containing protein, whose translation MTDLTITRLLDAPRELVFRVWTDPDHLARWWGPAGFTAKSCTVNLTEGGRWRTCISDGETEFWASGVYHEIVPPERLVFSFAWEEPEGSRGHDTLVTVVLSDLDGKTEMAFHQAIFETVAERDSHVEGWQSCFSRLATHLAEQR comes from the coding sequence ATGACCGACCTGACGATCACTCGCCTCCTCGACGCTCCCCGCGAGCTCGTCTTCCGGGTGTGGACCGACCCGGACCATCTCGCCCGATGGTGGGGCCCGGCAGGCTTCACCGCGAAGTCCTGCACCGTCAACCTCACCGAGGGTGGCAGGTGGCGCACCTGCATCAGCGACGGCGAGACGGAGTTCTGGGCGTCTGGCGTCTATCACGAGATAGTCCCGCCGGAGCGGCTCGTCTTCAGCTTCGCCTGGGAGGAACCGGAAGGCTCCCGCGGCCATGACACCCTCGTCACGGTCGTCCTCTCCGACCTCGATGGCAAGACCGAAATGGCTTTCCACCAGGCGATCTTCGAGACCGTGGCGGAACGCGACAGCCACGTCGAAGGCTGGCAGTCCTGCTTCAGCCGCCTCGCCACCCACCTCGCGGAGCAACGCTAG